A single Lactuca sativa cultivar Salinas chromosome 8, Lsat_Salinas_v11, whole genome shotgun sequence DNA region contains:
- the LOC111900177 gene encoding patatin-like protein 7: MAAHSDSQMDKLTSDIFSILENNFLFGYDNPSQQIKSPTGKIRILSIDGGGATDGILAAKSILHLESSLRRKSGNPDAHIADFFDVVAGSGIGGVLAALLFTKGKNDRPLFTADEALKFVTENGRRLCRSSKQGLLRRIFQSPVKVFDRTFGDLTLKDTLKTILIPCYDLTMGAPFVFSRADAVEMDGCDFKLSDVCAATTAVRGPAKTFSVDRRTKIAAVGGEVAMNNPTAAAITHVLYNKQEFPFCKSINDLLVVSLGNGEPLSVMAGNRTPSRTALVKIVGEAVSDTVDQAVSMAFGQSRTSGYLRIQANKGLLDLEQHNKDVNMLSLADKMLKQQNVESILFHGKKCNSTNLEKLELFAGEILKENERRKTDVLPLVLLNETTTSSSARSSSATTLSTISSS, encoded by the exons ATGGCGGCACATTCCGACTCTCAAATGGACAAACTCACCTCCGATATATTCTCCATTCTCGAAAACAATTTCTTATTCGGTTACGACAATCCATCGCAACAAATCAAATCCCCCACCGGAAAAATCAGAATTCTTTCCATTGATGGAGGTGGAGCCACCGACGGTATCTTAGCCGCCAAATCAATTCTCCATCTAGAATCCTCCCTCCGCCGTAAATCTGGAAACCCAGATGCCCACATTGCAGATTTCTTCGATGTTGTTGCAGGATCAGGAATCGGTGGTGTTCTAGCCGCTTTACTTTTCACTAAAGGAAAAAATGATCGGCCATTGTTCACCGCCGACGAAGCGCTTAAGTTTGTGACGGAAAATGGACGGAGACTTTGTCGGTCTTCTAAACAAGGTCTTCTCCGCCGAATTTTTCAGTCTCCGGTGAAGGTTTTTGACCGGACGTTTGGAGATTTGACGTTGAAAGATACTCTTAAAACGATTTTGATCCCGTGCTACGATCTTACCATGGGCGCACCGTTTGTGTTTTCTCGTGCTGATGCGGTAGAGATGGACGGATGTGATTTCAAGCTGAGTGACGTGTGTGCCGCCACAACCGCTGTTCGTGGACCTGCTAAAACATTTTCCGTCGACCGGAGAACGAAGATTGCAGCTGTCGGTGGTGAGGTTGCGATGAACAACCCAACGGCGGCGGCGATCACTCACGTCCTATATAACAAGCAAGAGTTTCCGTTTTGTAAGAGCATCAACGACCTGCTTGTTGTATCTCTAGGTAACGGAGAGCCGTTATCTGTTATGGCCGGCAACCGAACTCCGTCGCGAACGGCGTTGGTTAAGATCGTCGGTGAAGCAGTTTCCGACACG GTTGATCAAGCGGTATCAATGGCATTTGGACAATCGCGAACAAGTGGTTACTTACGTATCCAAGCAAACAAAGGCTTATTGGATCTTGAACAACATAATAAGGATGTAAACATGTTGTCACTAGCAGATAAAATGTTAAAACAACAAAACGTGGAATCGATACTATTTCATGGAAAAAAGTGTAACAGTACGAATTTAGAGAAGTTAGAGTTATTCGCAGGAGAAATCTTGAAGGAAAACGAGAGGCGGAAGACTGATGTTCTACCTTTAGTTTTACTAAACGAAACAACTACATCATCTTCTGCAAGATCATCATCGGCCACAACACTGTCCACTATCTCATCAAGTTAA